A region of Hippoglossus stenolepis isolate QCI-W04-F060 chromosome 7, HSTE1.2, whole genome shotgun sequence DNA encodes the following proteins:
- the zgc:101583 gene encoding magnesium transporter NIPA2: MEGNRQDFYIGLSLALSSSLFIGASFILKKKGLLRLASKGSMRAGQGGYAYLKEWLWWAGLISMGTGEAANFAAYAFAPATLVTPLGALSVLVSAVLSTYFLNERLNVHGKVGCLLCVLGSTVMVIHAPQEEEVVSLTSMAEKLKDPGFIVFAVCVVGSSLVLIFAVAPRYGQRNVLVYILICSVIGSLSVSCVKGLGIGIKELFAGVAVLKEPLFWSLVICLVICVSVQLNYLNKALDIFNTSIVTPIYYVFFTTSVMTCSAILFKEWLRMTMDEVVGTISGFLTIILGIFLIHAFKDITFSLDSLPLYLRKGPQGFHGATSRYPAPATAAKQTLL; the protein is encoded by the exons ATGGAGGGGAACCGTCAGGACTTCTACATCGGTCTGTCGCTGGCGCTCAGCTCCAGCTTGTTTATCGGAGCCAGTTTCATCCTGAAGAAGAAAGGCCTCCTGAGACTGGCCAGCAAGGGCTCGATGAGAGCAG GTCAAGGGGGCTATGCGTACCTGAAGGAATGGCTGTGGTGGGCAGGACTAATTTCAA TGGGAACTGGAGAGGCGGCGAACTTCGCTGCATATGCATTTGCACCCGCAACACTGGTGACGCCACTTGGAGCATTGAGTGTACTTGTGAG CGCTGTGCTCTCCACGTACTTCCTGAACGAGCGGCTGAATGTGCACGGGAAGGTCGGTTGTTTGCTGTGCGTCTTGGGCTCCACTGTGATGGTGATCCACGCcccgcaggaggaggaggttgtttCCCTCACTTCCATGGCAGAAAAGCTCAAAGACCCAG GTTTcattgtgtttgctgtgtgcgTTGTGGGGAGCAGCCTGGTTCTTATCTTTGCTGTGGCCCCGCGGTACGGACAGAGGAATGTGCTGGTCTACATCCTgatctgctctgtgattggctccctctctgtgtcttgtgtcaAGGGCCTGGGCATTGGCATTAAGGAGCTGTTTGCTGGGGTGGCAGTGCTGAAGGAACCCCTGTTCTGGTCCTTAGTCATCTGCCTGGTAATCTGTGTCAGCGTTCAACTCAATTACCTGAACAAAGCCCTCGACATCTTCAACACCTCAATAGTCACGCCCATCTACTACGTCTTCTTCACCACGTCTGTCATGACCTGCTCGGCAATCCTGTTCAAGGAGTGGCTGAGGATGACCATGGACGAAGTGGTGGGTACGATTAGCGGCTTCCTCACAATCATCTTAGGGATCTTCCTCATCCACGCCTTCAAGGACATTACATTCAGCCTGGATTCCCTCCCGCTGTACCTGAGGAAGGGTCCTCAGGGTTTCCATGGGGCCACCAGCCGTTACCCGGCTCCAGCCACGGCAGCCAAGCAGACGTTGTTATGA
- the mars2 gene encoding methionine--tRNA ligase, mitochondrial: MRFPVVIVSRSCKVVHRLKQSPFLSPASALWRHESVSVLRDVSTDVRSHYITTPIFYVNAAPHLGHLYSAVMADCLHRYKLLQGFSSKFATGTDEHGLKIQQAAEAAGKDPLTFCTDVSERFKHLFSSCNISYTDYIRTTERRHRQAVEHFWSVLWNKGLIYKGHYEGWYSTQDESFLTPSQLGDAVDSSGNQIKVSLESGHKVEWMKEDNYMFRLSAFRSQLLDWLRGNPRAVQPECFHQLVLQWLQHDLPDLSVSRQSSRLQWGIPVPDDPEQTIYVWLDALVNYLTVAGYPHKHHQWWNMVHHIIGKDILKFHAIYWPAFLLGAGLPLPQTIHVHSHWTAEGKKMSKSLGNVVDPLQRSEMFTADGMRYFLLRQGVPDSDCDYTDLKVFKLLNAELADSLGGLLNRCTAPVLNPAQVYPSFCPQSFPREQGGRAVAEDYHMLDAVKNLPSVVERHYESMHAYKALEAIAACVRQTNGFVQRHAPWKLDKRDSAEQRWRDTIIHVSLECLRVYGTLLQPVVPEISNKLLSRLGVQPDERSWASLNFLPRYQGTDCPFEGRALGSDSGVLFSRLESPDADKHEPNKAKKAAKCK; encoded by the exons ATGCGGTTCCCTGTTGTCATTGTTAGCAGAAGCTGTAAAGTTGTTCACCGGTTGAAGCAAAGTCCGTTTCTCTCGCCTGCTTCCGCTCTGTGGAGACACGAGAGCGTCTCTGTGCTGAGGGATGTGTCCACAGATGTCAGGAGCCACTACATCACCACCCCCATCTTCTACGTGAACGCTGCTCCTCACCTGGGACACCTGTACTCAGCGGTGATGGCGGACTGCCTGCACCGGTACAAGCTGCTGCAGGGCTTCAGCTCAAAGTTTGCAACAG GCACAGATGAACATGGTTTGAAAATCCAACAAGCCGCTGAAGCTGCAGGGAAAGATCCGCTGACCTTCTGCACCGACGTGTCAGAGAGATTCAAACATCTcttcagcagctgcaacatTTCGTACACAGACTACATAAGAACCACCGAGCGGAGACACCGTCAGGCCGTGGAGCATTTCTGGTCGGTGCTCTGGAACAAAGGGCTCATCTATAAAGGACATTACGAAGGCTGGTACTCCACACAGGATGAAAGCTTCCTCACGCCGTCGCAGCTGGGCGATGCCGTGGACTCATCAGGAAACCAGATTAAAGTGTCACTGGAGAGTGGACACAAG GTGGAGTGGATGAAAGAAGACAACTACATGTTCCGTCTGTCTGCGTTTCGGTCTCAGCTGCTCGACTGGCTCCGAGGAAACCCCCGAGCTGTGCAGCCTGAGTGTTTCCACCAGCTCGTCCTGCAGTGGCTGCAGCACGACCTCCCTGACCTCTCGGTGTCCCGTCAGAGCAGCCGCCTGCAGTGGGGCATCCCAGTCCCCGACGACCCCGAGCAAACCATCTACGTGTGGCTGGACGCTCTGGTGAACTACCTCACAGTAGCTGGCTATCCACATAAACACCATCAGTGGTGGAACATGGTCCACCACATCATAGGAAAGGATATCTTAAAATTTCACGCCATCTACTGGCCGGCTTTCCTCCTCGGGGCTGGACTGCCGCTGCCACAGACCATACACGTGCACTCCCACTGGACAGCGGAGGGAAAGAAGATGTCTAAAAGTTTGGGTAACGTGGTCGATCCTCTTCAACGCTCAGAGATGTTCACGGCTGACGGTATGAGGTACTTTCTCCTGCGTCAGGGTGTCCCAGACTCTGACTGCGATTACACCGATCTCAAGGTGTTCAAGCTGCTCAACGCAGAGCTCGCCGACTCTCTGGGAGGTCTGCTCAACCGCTGCACAGCGCCGGTTCTTAACCCAGCTCAGGTCTACCCCTCGTTCTGTCCTCAGTCCTTCCCAAGGGAACAGGGAGGCAGGGCGGTGGCTGAAGACTACCACATGCTGGACGCAGTGAAAAACCTCCCTTCTGTGGTGGAGCGGCACTACGAGAGCATGCACGCGTACAAAGCCCTGGAGGCCATCGCTGCTTGTGTGAGGCAGACCAACGGGTTCGTCCAGCGCCACGCACCGTGGAAGCTGGACAAGAGGGACAGTGCAGAGCAGCGCTGGCGAGACACCATCATCCACGTCTCCCTCGAATGCCTGAGGGTTTATGGAACCCTCCTGCAGCCAGTGGTGCCAGAGATTTCTAACAAACTCCTGTCCAGGCTCGGGGTGCAACCAGACGAGAGGAGCTGGGCCTCTCTGAACTTCTTGCCAAGGTATCAGGGAACAGACTGTCCCTTTGAAGGCAGAGCGCTGGGATCGGACTCAGGAGTGTTGTTTAGTCGCTTGGAAAGTCCGGATGCAGATAAACATGAACCCAACAAAGCGAAAAAGGcagcaaaatgtaaataa